In the Sarcophilus harrisii chromosome 1, mSarHar1.11, whole genome shotgun sequence genome, one interval contains:
- the LOC111719285 gene encoding zinc finger protein 345 translates to MAAGGTLRSSCVEFEIQPENKESALKLGSSKELFSRGWPWVSRIQAEETFSKCNKCGKIVLESKQLTQPKTLPIGTKPCEDNQCGKVFDQRSGFIEHHKIHPREKFGQCNECGLAFLQSMRFPRHQKIHTIEQLYGCNNEHGKAFQEQLYRRNDTKEKSFKCKDCGKTFSQSSQLNLHYRIHWDEKPYKCIECGKAFQCSSYLTEHQSIHAGEKSFECKECGKAFQCSADLTVHWKIHNEKKPYECSECGKTFRKRTQFTVHQRIHTGEKPYKCKECGKAFSQSSQLNLHQRIHSGEKPYECSECGKAFCQSSQLSVHQRIHTGEKPYKCSECGKAFRQSEQLTLHHRIHSGEKPYECNECGKTFRSSSQLTVHQKVHTGEKPYECRECGKAFRCSSYLTVHQRIHTGEKPYKCNECGKAFRQREQLTLHHRIHSGEKPYECVECGKAFRYSSYLTVHQRIHTGEKPYECRECGKAFHCSTDLAVHQKIHTGEKPYDCNECGKAFRTHTQFTVHQKIHTGEKPYECKDCGKAFRQSIELTVHQRTHTGEKPYECTECGKAFCQSIQLTRHQKIHTGEKPYECSECGKTFCQRTGLTEHQKIHTGEKPYECNECRKAFRNSIQLTQHLRIHTGEKPYDCSECGKAFCQSSQLSVHQRIHSGEKPYKCNECGKAFRHSAHLTLHQRIHSGEKPYGCPECGKAFRSSSHLTLHQKIHTGEKPYECRECGKAFRCSSYLTVHQRIHTGEKPYKCSECGKAFCQSTQLTRHQRIHT, encoded by the exons ATGGCTGCGGGAGGTACCCTAAGGAGCAGCTGCGTAG aatttgagATACAGCCTGAAAACAAAGAATCAGCCCTGAAGCTTGGATCATCTAAGGAATTATTCTCCAGGGGTTGGCCCTGGGTTTCCAG AATTCAAGCTGAAGAGACATTTTCAAAATGTAATAAATGTGGGAAGATTGTACTTGAAAGCAAACAACTTACTCAGCCTAAAACACTTCCTATTGGAACAAAACCTTGTGAAgataatcaatgtggaaaggtcTTCGATCAGAGATCAGGATTTATTGAACATCACAAGATTCATCCCAGAGAGAAATTTGGtcaatgtaatgaatgtggtTTAGCCTTCCTCCAGAGTATGAGATTTCCTCgacatcagaaaattcataccATAGAGCAACTTTATGGATGTAATAACGAACATGGAAAGGCCTTCCAAGAGCAACTATATCGAAGAAATGATACCaaagaaaaatcctttaaatGCAAGGattgtggaaagacttttagccAGAGCTCCCAGCTCAATCTACATTACAGAATTCACTGGGATGAGAAGCCATACAAGTGCATTGAATGCGGCAAAGCCTTCCAGTGTAGCTCCTACCTTACAGAACACCAGAGCATTCATGCTGGAGAGAAATCTTTTGAATGTAAGgagtgtgggaaagccttccAGTGTAGCGCAGACCTTACTGTTCATTGGAAAATTCACAATGAaaagaaaccttatgaatgcagTGAGTGTGGGAAGACCTTCCGTAAGCGAACACAATTCACTGTCCATCAgcgaattcatactggagagaaaccttataaatgcaaggaatgtggaaaagcttttagcCAGAGCTCGCAGCTTAATctccatcagagaattcatagtGGAGAGAAACCGTATGAGTGTagtgaatgtgggaaggccttctgCCAGAGCTCACAACTTtctgtacatcagagaattcacactggggagaaaccttacaaatgtagtgaatgtgggaaggcctttcGGCAGAGCGAACAGCTTACTCTGCATCACAGAATTCAtagtggagagaaaccttatgaatgtaatgagtgTGGGAAGACCTTCCGAAGTAGTTCACAGCTTACTGTACATCAGAAGGTTCACACTGGAGAAAAGCCCTATGAATGTAGGGAATGTGGCAAGGCCTTCCGCTGCAGCTCCTaccttactgtacatcagagaatccacactggagagaaaccttataaatgtaatgagtgTGGGAAGGCCTTTCGTCAGAGGGAGCAGCTCACTCTCCATCACAGGATTCACAGTGGTGAGAAGCCATATGAGTGTGTTGAGTGTGGCAAGGCTTTCCGTTACAGCTCCTACCTTACagtacatcagagaattcacactggagagaagccctacGAATGCAGggaatgtgggaaggccttccaCTGTAGCACGGACCTCGCCGTACATCAAAAGATTCATACTGGGGAGAAGCCTTATGattgtaatgaatgtggaaaagccttccgCACTCATACACAATTTACTGTgcatcagaaaattcatactggagaaaaaccttatgaatgtaaggaCTGTGGCAAGGCCTTTAGGCAGAGCATAGAACTCACTGTACATCAAAGAACtcacactggggagaaaccttatgaatgtactgaatgtgggaaggccttctgCCAGAGCATACAGCTTACTCGACATCAAaaaattcacactggagagaaaccttatgaatgttcTGAATGTGGGAAGACCTTCTGCCAAAGAACAGGACTTACTGAACATCAAAAAATTCACAccggagaaaaaccttatgaatgtaacgaATGCAGGAAGGCCTTTAGAAATAGTATTCAACTCACTCAGCACCTGAGAATTCACAccggagagaagccttatgattGCAGCGAATGCGGGAAGGCTTTCTGCCAGAGCTCACAGCTTtctgtacatcagagaattcacagtGGAGAGAAACCCTACAAATGTAATGAGTGTGGGAAGGCCTTCCGCCACAGTGCACACCTTACTctccatcagagaattcacagtGGGGAGAAACCTTATGGTTGTCCCGAGTGCGGGAAGGCCTTCCGGAGCAGCTCACACCTTACTCTGCATCAGAAGATCCACACTGGCGAGAAACCTTATGAGTGTAGGGAGTGTGGGAAGGCCTTCCGCTGTAGCTCCTATCTCACCGTGCACCAGAGAATTCACACCGGGGAGAAACCTTACAAGTGCAGCGAATGTGGAAAGGCCTTCTGCCAGAGCACGCAGCTCACTCGGCACCAGAGGATCCATACCTGA
- the LOC111719280 gene encoding zinc finger protein 883-like, whose amino-acid sequence MAPGPAPAAPAAPATEVMTFKDVAVAFTLEEWQHLDPSQKDLYREVMLENYRNLVCLGLAISKPYVIRQLEQGRGPWMPEGGTSLCDKGSHRADWEEIVEVKEPTPKLGITLKGFYEDRLPRHHQHHAAKLGQALECDAMSERQHDKDKSSSFHTGMKPHQCNECGKTFCWRKGLNVHQKIHSGQKPYTCDECGKAFLLSTHLIQHQRIHSGEKPYVCNECGKAFRLSAHLTLHQRIHSGEKPFVCNECGKAFSQSSQLNRHQSIHTGKKAYKCSECGKTFSRSTGLIKHKRIHTGEKPYKCNDCEKAFRRNEQLIRHQRIHTGEKPYKCEECGKAFRQSSQFSQHKKIHIGEKPYQCTECGKFFLEKTQLTRHQKIHTGEKPYKCNECGKAFLERRQLIQHQRVHTGEKPYECNQCGKSFRQSSRFSQHKKIHTGEKPYECNECGKTFLERKQLTQHQRVHTGEKPYKCNECGKSFRQGSRFNQHKKIHTGEKPHECNECGKAFLERKQLRRHQRVHTGEKPYVCDRCGKAFSSKSYLTVHQTNHTGQKAYDKCSGRGKVSPKKCLTQHQRIPIGVKPYQCSECRKTFLDRKPLIHHQRIHTEGIATLL is encoded by the exons ATGGCCCCGGGACCCGCGCCTGCGGCTCCTGCGGCCCCCGCTACG GAAGTCATGACATTCAAGGACGTGGCTGTGGCCTTTACCCTGGAGGAATGGCAGCATCTGGACCCTTCTCAGAAGGACTTGTACAGAGAGGTGATGCTGGAGAACTACAGAAACCTGGTCTGCCTGG GCCTGGCCATTTCCAAACCATACGTGATCCGCCAGTTGGAACAAGGGAGAGGACCTTGGATGCCAGAGGGAGGCACCTCCCTCTGTGACAAAGGGAGCCACCGTGCAG ATTGGGAAGAGATAGTTGAAGTAAAGGAGCCCACTCCAAAGCTTGGCATTACTTTGAAAGGATTTTATGAAGACAGATTGCCAAGGCATCATCAACACCATGCTGCCAAACTTGGACAAGCTTTAGAATGTGATGCTATGTCAGAGAGACAGCATGACAAGGATAAATCTTCTAG TTTTCATACTGGAATGAAGCCTCatcaatgtaatgaatgtgggaagaccTTCTGCTGGCGCAAGGGACTTAATgtacatcagaaaattcatagtGGACAGAAACCCTATACAtgtgatgaatgtggaaaggccttcCTCCTGAGCACGCACCTTattcaacatcagagaattcatagtggagagaagccttatgtaTGTAAcgaatgtgggaaggccttccgCCTTAGTGCACACCTTACTctgcatcagagaattcatagtggagagaaaccttttgtatgtaatgaatgtggaaaggctttctcTCAGAGTTCACAACTTAACCGACATCAAAGCATTCATACTGGAAAGAAAGCTTATAAATGTAgtgaatgtggaaagacttttagtcGGAGCACAGGACTTATCAAACAtaagagaattcacactggagaaaaaccttataaatgtaatgactGTGAGAAGGCCTTTCGTCGGAATGAACAACTTATTCGacaccagagaattcatactggagagaaaccttataaatgtgaAGAATGTGGTAAAGCCTTTCGTCAGAGCTCACAATTTAGTCAgcacaaaaaaattcatattggaGAGAAGCCTTACCAATGTACTGAATGTGGGAAGTTCTTTTTAGAGAAGACGCAACTTACCCGGCATCAAAAAAtacatactggagaaaaaccttataaatgtaacgaATGTGGGAAGGCTTTCTTGGAGAGGAGGCAGCTTATACAACACCAGAgagttcatactggagagaaaccttacgaatgtaaccaatgtggaaaaaGCTTTCGTCAGAGCTCACGATTTAGTCAACATaaaaaaattcatactggagaaaaaccttatgagtGTAATGAGTGTGGGAAGACCTTCCTAGAGAGGAAACAACTTACCCAACATCAGAgagttcatactggagagaaaccttacaaatgtaatgaatgtgggaaaagcTTTCGTCAGGGCTCACGATTTAATCAACATAAAAAAATTCATACTGGGGAAAAACctcatgaatgtaatgaatgtgggaaggctttcTTGGAGAGGAAACAACTTCGTCGGCATCAGAgagttcatactggagagaagccttatgtaTGTGATCGGTGTGGGAAGGCCTTCAGCTCCAAGTCATACCTTACTGTACACCAGACAAATCACACTGGACAGAAGGCTTATGATAAATGTAGTGGACGTGGGAAGGTCTCTCCCAAGAAGTGCCTTACTCAGCATCAGAGAATTCCTATCGGAGTGAAGCCTTATCAATGTAGTGAATGTAGAAAGACCTTCCTTGACAGGAAACCACTTATTCACCATCAGAGGATTCACACAGAAGGAATTGCCACCTTGCTGTAG